From a single Methylosinus sp. H3A genomic region:
- a CDS encoding SDR family oxidoreductase translates to MSVVNFADRKGDTARVALITGATAGMGLEIARQLAAKGLKVVIGARDVERGLRVAEELGSGGGDVVALALDVTDSAGVSQAAARLAGEIGRLDVLINNAGVARDQHKRPTETTLQDFRETYETNVFGVATVTNAFLPLLMKSDDGRIINQSAALGSHSMTARMEPPLVKLNWLAYNSSKAALNSITLEYAKHLRETSVKVYATSPGQVATALNGYRAGGVTPAEGAEVAVRLATLDPAPPSGGFWGPAGRLDW, encoded by the coding sequence ATGTCCGTCGTCAATTTCGCCGATCGAAAGGGCGATACCGCCCGTGTCGCTCTTATAACCGGAGCCACCGCCGGCATGGGGCTCGAAATCGCCCGCCAGCTTGCCGCTAAGGGGCTGAAGGTCGTCATCGGCGCGCGCGATGTCGAGCGCGGCCTTCGCGTCGCCGAGGAGCTCGGCTCCGGGGGAGGGGATGTCGTCGCGCTCGCGCTGGACGTCACCGATTCCGCTGGCGTCTCGCAAGCCGCCGCTCGGCTCGCCGGCGAGATCGGCCGGCTGGACGTGCTGATCAACAATGCGGGCGTCGCCAGGGACCAGCACAAGCGCCCGACGGAAACGACATTGCAGGATTTTCGCGAGACCTATGAGACGAATGTCTTCGGCGTGGCCACGGTGACGAACGCGTTTCTGCCGTTGCTCATGAAGTCGGACGATGGCCGCATCATAAATCAATCGGCCGCGCTCGGCTCGCACAGCATGACGGCGCGCATGGAGCCGCCATTGGTGAAGCTCAATTGGCTCGCCTACAACAGCTCGAAAGCGGCGCTGAATTCGATCACGCTGGAATACGCCAAGCATTTGAGGGAAACCTCGGTCAAAGTCTATGCGACCTCGCCGGGGCAGGTGGCGACCGCGCTCAATGGCTATCGCGCGGGCGGGGTGACGCCGGCGGAGGGCGCCGAAGTCGCCGTGCGTCTCGCGACGCTGGACCCGGCGCCGCCGAGCGGCGGCTTTTGGGGGCCTGCCGGGCGACTGGACTGGTAG
- a CDS encoding MarR family winged helix-turn-helix transcriptional regulator, with amino-acid sequence MLDDRLRLAALGLKRAQIAKSAAFDRCLANVGLTMALWVVLERIRASPALSTHALAKASMMTDQSVGELVSKLAKRSLVERVSGPGRAIRHHLTDSGRELLERAAPLLAEALRSAFSELSAAEIEQLIRLLDKIAPSKSPDAAP; translated from the coding sequence ATGCTCGATGACCGTTTGAGGCTGGCGGCGCTCGGTCTGAAACGCGCGCAAATCGCCAAGAGCGCCGCTTTCGATCGATGTCTGGCGAATGTCGGCCTGACGATGGCGCTCTGGGTCGTCCTCGAGCGAATTCGCGCCAGTCCGGCCCTATCCACCCACGCGCTCGCGAAAGCGAGCATGATGACCGATCAATCCGTCGGCGAGCTGGTGAGCAAATTGGCGAAACGCAGTCTCGTCGAGCGCGTGAGTGGACCCGGCCGCGCGATCCGCCACCATCTGACGGATTCGGGAAGAGAGCTGCTCGAACGCGCGGCGCCTCTGCTGGCCGAAGCCTTGCGAAGCGCCTTTTCCGAGCTGAGCGCGGCCGAGATCGAGCAGCTGATCCGGCTGCTCGACAAAATCGCGCCGTCGAAAAGCCCCGACGCCGCGCCATGA
- a CDS encoding aminodeoxychorismate synthase component I: MFHIAELRGREPFDPNKAPDGPFVVFEDGRNGAALLFDEPEEIIRADTAAEVPQAFARMEAATRRGLFLAGYAGYELGYALEAKFASGPLPQARTPLLLFGAFRAPRQYEWRNAASLATETAPVEIALTPAWSLADYTERFDKCREFIFAGDVYQINLTFPLHGRYEGEATALYRALRKRQPVAYGGVVALGEERIVSLSPEVFFDVCEGAIRARPMKGTARRGFMPSEDMARAALLTQDEKSRAENLMIVDLLRNDLSRLSEVGSVRVTDLFTVETYPTLHQMTSGIEAKLRDGVTLSDLFAGLFPCGSVTGAPKIRAMEIIRDLECAARGVYCGSLGLIAPDGAIRFNVAIRTLTLFPDGELVCNVGSAVVADSRAREEYEECLIKAKFLTGALTNSA; the protein is encoded by the coding sequence ATGTTCCATATCGCCGAGCTTCGCGGGCGCGAGCCTTTCGATCCCAATAAGGCGCCCGATGGCCCCTTCGTCGTCTTCGAGGACGGACGAAACGGCGCCGCTCTGCTCTTCGACGAGCCGGAGGAGATCATCCGCGCCGACACGGCGGCGGAAGTTCCGCAGGCTTTCGCGCGCATGGAGGCGGCGACGCGGCGCGGGCTCTTTCTCGCGGGCTACGCCGGCTATGAGCTCGGCTATGCGCTGGAGGCGAAATTCGCGAGCGGCCCGCTGCCGCAGGCGCGCACGCCGCTGCTGCTCTTCGGCGCCTTCCGCGCGCCGCGCCAATATGAATGGCGCAACGCCGCATCGCTGGCTACCGAGACGGCGCCGGTCGAGATCGCGCTGACCCCGGCCTGGAGCCTCGCCGACTATACCGAGCGCTTCGACAAATGCCGCGAATTCATTTTTGCGGGCGATGTCTATCAGATCAATCTGACCTTCCCGCTCCATGGCCGCTACGAGGGCGAGGCGACGGCGCTCTATCGCGCATTGCGCAAGCGCCAGCCGGTCGCCTATGGCGGCGTCGTCGCGCTCGGCGAGGAGAGGATCGTCTCGCTCTCGCCCGAGGTCTTCTTCGACGTCTGCGAAGGCGCGATTCGCGCCCGGCCGATGAAGGGAACCGCGCGACGCGGCTTCATGCCGAGCGAGGATATGGCGCGCGCCGCCCTGCTGACGCAGGACGAGAAATCCCGCGCCGAAAATCTGATGATCGTCGATCTGCTGCGCAATGATCTCTCGCGCCTCTCGGAGGTCGGCTCGGTGCGCGTGACCGATCTCTTCACCGTCGAGACCTATCCGACCTTGCATCAGATGACCTCCGGCATAGAGGCGAAGCTGCGCGACGGCGTGACGCTCTCCGATCTCTTCGCCGGGCTCTTTCCCTGCGGCTCTGTGACCGGCGCGCCGAAGATTCGCGCGATGGAAATTATCCGCGATCTCGAATGCGCCGCCCGCGGCGTCTATTGCGGCTCGCTCGGCCTCATCGCGCCCGACGGGGCGATCCGATTCAATGTGGCGATCCGCACGCTCACCCTTTTCCCGGATGGGGAGCTCGTCTGCAACGTCGGCTCTGCGGTTGTCGCCGATTCGCGGGCGCGCGAGGAATATGAAGAATGTCTGATCAAGGCGAAATTCCTGACCGGAGCGCTGACGAATTCGGCCTGA
- a CDS encoding aminotransferase class IV family protein: MSDQGEIPDRSADEFGLIETLLWTESGGFLYLDEHIARLSASARALGFVHSDEAFLAALNEEVADPLDDRLRVRYALGHDGRFEASSLPIDAIEPDTVWRVAIAEARFESDDPMLRHKTTRRELYERELAEAAMRCRADEVLFRNERDEVCEGARTNVFLSRDGVLLTPPLSSGLLPGTLRAHLLASGEARESLLRLEDFSGDAEFYFGNSVRGLVRAALIVEDKIVEETQA; encoded by the coding sequence ATGTCTGATCAAGGCGAAATTCCTGACCGGAGCGCTGACGAATTCGGCCTGATCGAAACGCTGCTGTGGACCGAGAGCGGCGGTTTTCTCTATCTCGACGAACATATCGCGCGGCTCTCGGCCTCGGCGCGCGCGCTCGGATTCGTTCACAGCGACGAGGCCTTTCTCGCGGCGTTGAACGAGGAGGTCGCCGACCCGCTCGATGACCGTCTGCGCGTGCGCTATGCGCTCGGCCACGACGGCCGCTTCGAGGCGAGCTCGCTGCCGATCGACGCCATCGAGCCGGACACGGTCTGGCGCGTCGCCATCGCCGAGGCGCGCTTCGAATCGGATGATCCGATGCTGCGCCACAAGACGACACGGCGCGAGCTCTATGAGCGCGAGCTGGCCGAAGCGGCGATGCGCTGCCGCGCCGACGAGGTGCTGTTTCGCAACGAGCGCGACGAAGTCTGCGAGGGCGCGCGCACAAATGTGTTCCTTTCGCGCGACGGCGTGCTGCTGACGCCGCCGCTCTCCAGCGGGCTCTTGCCGGGAACATTGCGCGCGCATCTTCTCGCCAGCGGCGAGGCGCGCGAGAGCCTGCTGCGGCTCGAGGATTTTTCCGGCGACGCGGAATTCTATTTCGGCAATTCCGTGCGCGGGCTCGTTCGCGCGGCTCTGATCGTCGAGGATAAGATCGTCGAGGAAACGCAGGCGTGA
- a CDS encoding GNAT family N-acetyltransferase, translating to MIHIRPAAREDSALVAAFVRELAEYEQLSHEVEASEEMLAEALFAPNPRVFCDIAESDGAPAGFALWFYTFSSFRGRHGVWLEDIFVRPQFRGGGIGKALLVHLARRCVAEGLGRFEWSVLDWNTPSIAFYEAQGAKLMHEWKICRMTGAALETLAEK from the coding sequence GTGATCCACATCCGCCCCGCCGCGCGCGAAGACAGCGCGCTCGTCGCCGCTTTCGTGCGCGAGCTCGCGGAATATGAGCAGCTCTCGCATGAGGTCGAGGCGTCGGAGGAGATGCTCGCCGAGGCGCTGTTCGCGCCGAACCCGCGCGTCTTCTGCGACATCGCCGAAAGCGACGGCGCCCCCGCGGGCTTCGCTCTGTGGTTCTATACTTTCTCGTCGTTTCGCGGCCGGCATGGCGTTTGGCTCGAGGATATTTTCGTGCGGCCGCAATTTCGCGGCGGCGGCATAGGCAAGGCGCTGCTCGTCCATCTCGCGCGGCGCTGCGTCGCCGAGGGACTCGGCCGTTTCGAATGGTCGGTGCTGGATTGGAACACGCCATCCATCGCCTTCTATGAGGCGCAGGGCGCAAAGCTCATGCACGAATGGAAAATCTGCCGCATGACCGGCGCCGCGCTGGAAACGCTCGCGGAAAAATGA